The following proteins are co-located in the Desulfomonile tiedjei genome:
- a CDS encoding AAA family ATPase, which yields MKCPKCQFENPAGMNFCGECGTSLQATDANPGFLPEPAKPTFIPEPERKHVTALFSDLSGYTAMTEKLDPEQVKEITSRIFTGVKQIVAKYEGFIERVMGDGCLAFFGIPRAHEDDPIRAIHSAMEIHELVKGLSPQYDARVGAPLTMHSGINTGLVVTADVDPEKGTHGVAGDAVNVASRLSGMAGPDEIFVGAETVRRAQTRFVFDDLGPRRTKGKAEPINVFKVISAMLPTRGISSDRQVFSEMVGRDKELDKLEFQVMKAINGEGSVVNVIGEAGIGKSRLIAELKKSHIMKRVTLLEGRAISIGKNLSFHPIIDLLKQWSGIAEGDSEAAAFDKLEKAIRQVHPDETQEILPFVATLMSMKLMGKHAERVKGIEGEALEKLIFKNVRELVIKGAQLRPTVVVMEDLHWADTSSIELLEALCRLAEKHRIAFINVFRPGYFATDDGKIASIGTRLPGCYVEITIQPLDQTNSETLIDNMLAIKGLPYAVKNQIVERAGGNPFFIEEVVRSLIDEGAVVKRDGGFEVTEKIEKVVIPPTINDVLMARIDRLEERTKELVKMASVIGRSFFDRVIKDVADSIENVDRRLEYLKGIQLIRDRMRMQELEYLFKHALAQEAAYESTLLQQRKALHLKVAQSIEKIFRERLHEFYGMLAFHYSKGEDPDKAEEYMTKAGEEALRSSASSEALNYFRDALRLYEGRCGSAADPKKLAWFEKNLALAHYNRGRASEAVLYFDQALNREGYRCSTGKLAPVIRAMHDLFTIAVLLYFPVQRRMRVPNPREVEILDLMYKRALSLVQVNNRRMFFEMLSTAKRVLNLDIRSVPQGLAWASGSAAPFYAPALSYSISERLLKRAEAIRKDWKGSGEISYAANRLLNALYTGLWNSVADLDDSLLDQGVRSGELDMVVIYTHNLGILKIEQGSFDSADLLAQKLLWISDSYDHAVARMFYENLLAAISVRTLRLHQTILSVEKTVFLTDEVGFEPHRLRFLGHRATAEALLGETKLCQRSIRDGELILSEQGRVIPLFLAPFLVGRFLTHIHLMKDGFRSGSQSDSLHQKRTAYRTAKQAVRASKKYAPYRTWILRLVGDYYWLIGRQRKALKWWDRSIKEGERLGARPDLSRTYFEVGKSLLEPQSKYKQLNGIDANGYLEKAETLFKEMGLERDLEELERVRQGP from the coding sequence ATGAAGTGCCCGAAATGCCAATTCGAGAATCCGGCGGGCATGAATTTCTGCGGGGAGTGCGGTACCAGCCTGCAAGCTACCGATGCCAATCCTGGTTTCCTGCCGGAACCTGCCAAGCCCACCTTTATTCCCGAACCTGAGCGCAAACATGTCACAGCCCTCTTTTCCGATCTCTCCGGTTACACCGCGATGACCGAAAAGCTCGACCCTGAGCAGGTGAAGGAGATCACCAGCCGCATCTTTACCGGGGTCAAACAGATCGTGGCCAAGTACGAGGGCTTCATCGAGCGGGTGATGGGTGACGGGTGCCTGGCCTTCTTTGGCATCCCTCGTGCCCACGAGGACGACCCCATCCGCGCAATCCACTCGGCAATGGAGATCCATGAACTCGTCAAGGGTTTAAGCCCTCAGTACGATGCTCGGGTCGGCGCGCCACTCACCATGCACAGCGGAATCAACACAGGGCTCGTGGTGACCGCGGACGTGGACCCGGAAAAAGGCACCCACGGGGTAGCAGGCGACGCGGTGAATGTTGCATCCCGCCTGAGCGGCATGGCTGGTCCCGATGAGATATTCGTGGGCGCGGAGACGGTTCGTAGGGCTCAAACGCGTTTCGTATTTGATGATCTGGGGCCAAGGAGAACAAAGGGCAAGGCAGAGCCCATAAACGTATTCAAGGTCATCTCGGCCATGCTTCCCACTAGGGGCATCAGTTCCGATCGGCAAGTCTTCTCCGAGATGGTGGGCAGAGACAAAGAGCTGGACAAGCTTGAGTTCCAGGTGATGAAGGCAATCAACGGTGAAGGGTCGGTCGTGAATGTCATCGGCGAGGCGGGAATCGGCAAGTCGCGCCTCATCGCGGAGTTGAAGAAGAGCCATATAATGAAGCGCGTAACCCTCCTGGAAGGCCGGGCCATCTCCATCGGCAAGAACCTGAGCTTCCATCCCATCATTGATCTTCTGAAGCAGTGGTCAGGTATCGCAGAGGGAGACTCGGAGGCCGCGGCTTTCGACAAGCTTGAGAAAGCCATAAGGCAGGTCCATCCTGACGAAACTCAAGAGATTTTGCCATTTGTAGCAACCCTCATGAGCATGAAGCTCATGGGAAAACATGCGGAACGGGTAAAGGGCATAGAAGGCGAGGCCCTGGAGAAGCTCATTTTCAAGAACGTGCGGGAACTTGTGATCAAGGGAGCCCAATTACGGCCGACCGTAGTTGTCATGGAAGACCTTCACTGGGCTGACACCAGCTCCATTGAGCTGCTGGAAGCTCTTTGTCGTCTGGCTGAGAAGCACCGGATCGCTTTCATCAACGTCTTCCGACCGGGGTACTTTGCGACTGATGACGGCAAAATTGCAAGCATAGGAACAAGGCTCCCTGGTTGCTATGTGGAAATAACCATCCAGCCCCTGGACCAGACAAACAGCGAAACCCTGATCGACAATATGCTGGCGATAAAAGGGCTTCCGTACGCCGTCAAGAACCAAATTGTGGAGCGAGCCGGAGGAAATCCCTTTTTCATCGAAGAGGTGGTCCGTTCCCTTATTGATGAGGGAGCGGTCGTCAAGAGAGACGGCGGGTTCGAGGTCACGGAGAAGATTGAAAAAGTGGTCATCCCGCCGACTATCAATGATGTCTTGATGGCAAGGATCGACCGGCTTGAAGAGCGAACCAAAGAGTTGGTCAAGATGGCCTCGGTGATTGGAAGGAGCTTTTTCGACCGGGTCATCAAGGACGTGGCAGATTCCATCGAAAATGTGGACCGCAGGCTTGAATATCTGAAAGGTATCCAGCTCATCCGGGATCGTATGCGCATGCAGGAGCTGGAGTATCTCTTCAAACACGCCCTAGCTCAAGAAGCAGCGTACGAATCAACCCTCCTTCAGCAACGCAAGGCGCTTCATCTCAAGGTGGCCCAGTCCATAGAGAAGATCTTCCGGGAACGGCTGCATGAATTCTATGGCATGCTAGCCTTTCACTACAGCAAAGGTGAAGATCCGGACAAAGCAGAAGAATACATGACAAAGGCCGGGGAAGAAGCCCTCCGCTCTTCAGCTTCCAGCGAGGCATTGAATTATTTCCGAGACGCATTGAGGCTCTATGAAGGTCGGTGCGGCAGTGCTGCCGACCCAAAGAAGTTGGCATGGTTCGAGAAGAATCTTGCTTTGGCTCACTACAATCGCGGCAGGGCCTCGGAAGCAGTGCTGTACTTCGATCAAGCATTAAATCGTGAAGGCTACCGTTGTTCCACTGGCAAACTCGCACCCGTAATAAGAGCAATGCACGATCTGTTCACCATTGCAGTTCTCCTGTATTTTCCAGTGCAACGAAGAATGAGAGTGCCAAACCCGCGAGAAGTCGAGATCCTGGATCTCATGTACAAGAGGGCCTTGTCGCTTGTACAGGTTAACAACCGCAGGATGTTCTTCGAAATGCTATCAACTGCCAAACGGGTACTGAATTTGGACATTAGGAGTGTACCCCAAGGATTGGCATGGGCTTCTGGTTCAGCCGCTCCTTTCTACGCGCCAGCATTGTCTTATTCAATTAGTGAAAGGCTTTTGAAACGCGCAGAAGCCATCCGGAAAGATTGGAAGGGCTCAGGTGAGATTTCGTACGCTGCGAACAGACTGTTGAACGCCCTATACACGGGCTTATGGAATTCCGTGGCAGATCTGGACGACTCACTGCTGGACCAAGGAGTCAGATCCGGGGAACTGGACATGGTGGTAATCTACACTCATAATCTGGGAATTCTCAAAATAGAGCAAGGATCATTCGATTCGGCCGACCTGTTGGCACAGAAGCTTCTTTGGATTAGTGACAGTTACGACCACGCGGTTGCCCGGATGTTCTATGAGAATCTGTTAGCAGCGATATCAGTCAGGACTTTGAGGCTGCATCAGACAATACTTTCTGTTGAGAAGACAGTATTCCTAACGGATGAAGTAGGATTCGAGCCACATCGTTTGAGATTCCTCGGACACAGAGCCACAGCCGAAGCGCTCCTTGGTGAAACGAAGCTGTGCCAACGCTCCATACGGGATGGAGAACTCATTTTGTCAGAGCAAGGCAGGGTTATACCGCTATTTCTTGCCCCGTTTTTGGTCGGCCGTTTTCTGACGCACATTCACCTGATGAAAGACGGCTTCCGAAGCGGAAGCCAATCGGATAGCCTGCACCAGAAGAGGACCGCTTACCGGACCGCAAAACAGGCGGTCCGAGCCTCCAAGAAGTATGCTCCTTACAGGACGTGGATTCTCAGACTGGTTGGGGATTACTACTGGCTCATCGGCAGGCAGCGCAAGGCCCTCAAATGGTGGGACAGGTCCATAAAGGAAGGTGAACGACTCGGAGCACGGCCGGATTTGTCTCGCACATATTTTGAAGTAGGGAAGAGCCTTCTCGAACCTCAGAGCAAGTACAAACAGCTCAATGGAATAGACGCAAACGGCTATTTGGAAAAGGCCGAAACACTGTTTAAAGAAATGGGGCTGGAACGGGATCTGGAGGAGCTGGAACGGGTGAGGCAAGGCCCGTGA
- a CDS encoding Gfo/Idh/MocA family oxidoreductase: MKRAGTDLRVGVIGVGTMGQHHVRIVSRTAGVSLVGFHDPDPSRSAEICQRHGCECFDSVEALLKRADAVSVAAPTFLHLEIGKKCLERGIHVLMEKPLADSVEAAEELVELARDAGVVLAVGHIEAHNPAMAALMERLEAEPEGIVSIDARRLAPFDGTRCLDVDVLYDLLVHDIDLALEITKSPITGVSAAGRSVFSKQTDVAHARIEFGNGTIAVFWTGKCSPKKVRSVTVTTPRRFMVADTLSPSLTVYTAEQLPAMADGVCLMGGIQCEEVSLLKEEPLRRELENFFSAVRGGVRPLVDGNRALKALRAVSLIARSIEENGREIRGHWA; the protein is encoded by the coding sequence ATGAAGAGAGCAGGAACAGATCTCAGGGTCGGGGTTATCGGTGTAGGCACTATGGGCCAACACCATGTGAGGATCGTCTCCCGAACTGCGGGGGTTTCGCTGGTCGGATTTCACGATCCTGATCCTTCAAGGTCCGCAGAAATATGTCAGCGGCATGGCTGCGAATGCTTTGACAGTGTGGAAGCGCTCCTGAAAAGGGCCGACGCGGTAAGTGTGGCCGCGCCCACTTTTCTCCATCTTGAAATTGGTAAGAAATGCCTTGAGCGAGGCATTCACGTTTTGATGGAAAAACCGTTGGCGGACAGCGTTGAAGCGGCCGAAGAACTGGTCGAACTGGCCCGCGACGCGGGGGTAGTTTTGGCAGTGGGCCACATAGAAGCGCACAACCCGGCTATGGCGGCTCTGATGGAAAGACTTGAAGCAGAACCCGAAGGAATAGTCTCCATAGACGCTCGCAGGCTGGCTCCATTCGACGGGACGCGGTGTTTGGACGTGGACGTTCTCTATGATTTGCTCGTGCATGACATAGACCTGGCCCTTGAGATAACAAAGTCGCCGATAACCGGGGTATCCGCAGCAGGACGGTCCGTCTTCTCCAAACAGACGGACGTGGCCCACGCGAGGATCGAGTTCGGAAATGGCACCATAGCCGTTTTTTGGACGGGCAAGTGCTCGCCCAAAAAGGTGCGTTCCGTGACAGTGACCACTCCTCGGCGGTTCATGGTAGCCGACACCTTATCCCCATCGCTGACCGTGTACACCGCGGAACAATTGCCTGCAATGGCAGACGGAGTGTGCCTTATGGGCGGGATTCAGTGCGAAGAGGTATCCCTTCTCAAGGAAGAGCCTCTCCGGCGGGAACTCGAGAATTTCTTCTCCGCGGTACGGGGCGGAGTCCGCCCGTTAGTTGACGGAAACAGGGCCTTGAAAGCCTTGCGAGCGGTTAGTCTGATCGCCAGGTCGATCGAAGAAAATGGTAGAGAAATCAGAGGCCATTGGGCCTGA
- a CDS encoding putative sulfate exporter family transporter, with amino-acid sequence MANDNRGWSSLVKTEDWLAVWIGFLIIILTLAGLTVTIPKFKWASEGEFTKFVAGAIPTVDKIAARAQEKGETALQTQAAAVKSALATGDRKAIGDAGKKLEATSKEVKDSGLKKMAGAVGKEISGNSGNLLSKVFSADNIKWSIYIAIGMLILSIIAMALMGEMAGTFIVGFFVVYILAWIAMFIAGNLTVNYYGIEYVLWCLFLGLFVSNVIGLPEWLRPAVRTEFYIKTGLVVLGSGILFKEILEAGALGIIQAIAVVGIVWYLCYWVARKLQVDEEFSAILASGVSICGVSAAIATSGAIKGDPKKLSYVTSIVLICAVPMLILQPLIAKWVGMPDAVAGAWLGGTLDTSGSVVAAGALISETAMKVGVIVKMSQNVLIGFAAFILAVVWAFKQVENVPGAGKPSAMEIWYRFPKFVLGFMIASLVFSFLLDPKVVGAVKGQLGGIRTLWFALAFTCIGLETNFGELAKLGGGRPAAAFVIAQGFNVLWTLLLAYILFGGWIWAVPQF; translated from the coding sequence ATGGCAAACGACAATAGAGGCTGGTCATCGCTGGTGAAGACTGAGGATTGGCTGGCCGTGTGGATCGGATTTTTGATCATTATCCTCACGCTGGCCGGACTCACGGTGACCATTCCGAAATTCAAATGGGCTTCCGAGGGCGAGTTTACAAAGTTTGTTGCTGGAGCTATCCCCACAGTTGATAAGATCGCTGCAAGAGCACAGGAAAAGGGCGAGACAGCGCTTCAAACTCAGGCCGCTGCCGTCAAGTCCGCTCTGGCAACTGGAGACAGAAAAGCAATCGGCGACGCGGGTAAGAAACTCGAAGCAACTTCAAAGGAGGTCAAAGACTCCGGCCTGAAGAAGATGGCCGGCGCCGTGGGCAAAGAGATCAGCGGCAATTCAGGCAATCTGTTGAGCAAGGTTTTTTCTGCCGACAACATAAAATGGTCGATCTATATCGCGATCGGAATGTTGATCCTGAGCATAATAGCCATGGCGCTCATGGGGGAGATGGCCGGCACTTTTATTGTGGGTTTCTTCGTCGTGTACATCCTGGCGTGGATCGCCATGTTCATTGCCGGCAACTTAACGGTCAACTACTATGGGATAGAATATGTCCTATGGTGCCTGTTCCTGGGCCTTTTCGTAAGTAATGTGATCGGTCTTCCGGAATGGCTCAGGCCGGCTGTCAGGACCGAGTTCTACATCAAGACGGGTCTGGTGGTCCTGGGATCGGGCATTCTGTTCAAGGAGATCCTGGAAGCAGGAGCGCTGGGCATAATACAGGCGATTGCGGTCGTCGGTATCGTGTGGTACCTGTGTTATTGGGTTGCTCGCAAGCTACAGGTGGATGAAGAATTCTCCGCCATTCTGGCGAGCGGAGTTTCGATCTGCGGTGTCTCGGCAGCCATAGCCACCTCAGGCGCGATAAAAGGTGATCCGAAGAAACTCAGCTACGTGACGTCTATTGTTTTGATTTGCGCTGTTCCAATGCTCATTCTTCAGCCACTCATAGCCAAATGGGTGGGGATGCCCGATGCAGTGGCAGGGGCATGGCTGGGCGGAACATTAGATACCAGCGGTTCCGTGGTGGCCGCGGGGGCACTGATCAGCGAAACGGCCATGAAGGTGGGCGTCATCGTCAAGATGTCCCAGAATGTGCTTATCGGTTTTGCAGCCTTCATTCTGGCGGTCGTCTGGGCCTTCAAACAGGTCGAGAATGTCCCGGGAGCAGGTAAGCCGAGCGCGATGGAAATCTGGTACAGATTCCCCAAATTCGTCCTTGGTTTCATGATCGCATCGCTGGTTTTTTCGTTTCTTCTAGACCCCAAAGTCGTGGGCGCGGTCAAAGGGCAACTGGGAGGCATCCGGACCCTGTGGTTCGCTCTGGCCTTCACATGCATCGGCCTGGAGACGAATTTCGGCGAACTGGCCAAGCTCGGTGGAGGAAGGCCGGCCGCAGCTTTCGTGATTGCCCAGGGCTTTAACGTTTTGTGGACGCTCTTGTTGGCTTACATCTTGTTCGGCGGTTGGATCTGGGCCGTGCCGCAGTTCTAG
- a CDS encoding cation-translocating P-type ATPase, with product MSGEAWHCQTAEAIAQKLMAHLEHGLTSEAAEKRLAEIGPNELREAPRPPFWKLVLQQFESFLVMMLIVASVISALLGDYVEAVAIMAIVLLNAIIGVLQESKAEEALAALKKMAAPNATTVRDGSRTIIPSRDLVPGDIVILEAGNYVPADLRLVESVNLRIDEAALTGESVAVDKSAQAYLEADIPLGDRRNSAFMGTLITYGRGRGIVVATGMHTQMGLIAEMLQTLEAEPTPLQQRLDQLGKQLGYGALAICAIVFAVAMFNQTSLRVIVAPDGGPLVYLSRFSTVLSELFMIAVSLAIAAVPEGLPAVVTITLAIGMREMIRRHALIRRLAAVETLGSASVICSDKTGTLTQSQMTAVSLWVDDHFFDVTGEGYSPQGEFKLSGVPVDMAQYSGAATALRAAVLASDAYLDRSGESEDTKTYRVVGDPTEGALVVAAAKAGMQKLELECAYPRVCEIPFDSERKCMSTVLAAVAPLNGENGPFGNYSGTSEKLYVTACKGAPDVVAQLCTHYQRVNDSPEPLTEEVRSRILSANSAMANEALRVIAVAYRVGDVPPEATTPEAVEHSLVFLGLFGLIDPARPEVPPAIERARRAGIRTIMITGDYPDTAAAIGQTIGLLAPGHQVLSGAQLDKLDAAGLVKALDTTDAFARVNPEHKVRIVDGLKQKGEVVAMTGDGVNDAPALKRADIGIAMGITGTDVAKETADMVLTDDNYVSIVAAVEQGRIIYANIRKFVFFLLSSNVAEIMIIFLPTLFGLPSPLTAIQLLWLNMVTDGAPALALAKEKGDPDVMEHPPRPKTEPIIHGPMRLGILVQTVAQTGATLGAFFMGLIWHLQATNALPADVNPVLFVLKHDWAGVDVQTAETMAFVTLSLCELFRAFTVRSERLSLFQIGPFSNPWLVAAVLVSILMLVVTVFVPFLNPIFNTNPLSLTEWEVVLGLALVPAVVEEITKWQLRRKG from the coding sequence ATGTCAGGCGAAGCTTGGCATTGCCAAACGGCCGAGGCCATTGCACAGAAGCTTATGGCTCACCTGGAACACGGTCTCACCTCTGAGGCCGCGGAAAAACGCCTCGCGGAAATCGGCCCCAATGAGTTGAGAGAGGCGCCGCGGCCGCCCTTCTGGAAACTCGTATTGCAGCAGTTCGAGAGTTTCCTTGTCATGATGCTCATCGTGGCGAGTGTGATCTCTGCGTTGCTGGGCGACTACGTGGAAGCCGTGGCAATCATGGCCATAGTGCTGCTCAATGCAATTATCGGCGTGTTGCAGGAATCGAAGGCCGAAGAGGCGCTTGCCGCGCTCAAGAAGATGGCGGCCCCAAACGCCACCACCGTACGTGACGGATCGCGCACGATAATTCCCAGCCGTGACCTTGTGCCGGGAGACATCGTGATCCTGGAGGCCGGCAACTACGTACCCGCGGACCTACGTCTGGTGGAATCGGTGAACCTGCGGATTGACGAAGCAGCCCTGACTGGTGAATCAGTCGCCGTGGACAAAAGCGCTCAGGCTTATCTGGAGGCAGATATTCCCTTGGGTGACCGTCGCAACTCGGCATTTATGGGCACTCTCATTACGTACGGGCGTGGCCGCGGTATAGTGGTAGCCACAGGCATGCACACCCAGATGGGCCTCATCGCCGAGATGCTCCAGACATTGGAAGCCGAACCCACGCCCCTGCAACAGCGGCTGGATCAGCTCGGCAAACAGCTTGGTTATGGAGCGCTGGCCATCTGCGCGATCGTGTTCGCGGTGGCCATGTTCAACCAGACCAGCCTCAGGGTCATCGTGGCACCCGACGGCGGTCCCCTGGTGTACCTGAGCCGATTCTCCACCGTGCTCAGCGAGCTGTTCATGATTGCCGTAAGCTTGGCCATTGCCGCGGTGCCTGAGGGACTGCCTGCGGTAGTCACCATCACTCTCGCGATAGGCATGCGCGAAATGATAAGGCGGCATGCCCTGATCCGTCGCTTGGCCGCAGTTGAAACCCTCGGCTCGGCCAGCGTTATCTGCTCCGACAAGACCGGCACGCTTACTCAAAGCCAGATGACAGCCGTGTCCCTCTGGGTCGATGACCACTTTTTCGATGTGACGGGCGAAGGTTATTCGCCTCAGGGGGAATTTAAGTTAAGCGGAGTACCTGTGGACATGGCCCAGTATTCGGGGGCGGCCACAGCGCTTAGAGCCGCGGTGTTGGCCTCCGATGCCTACCTGGACAGGTCCGGAGAATCGGAGGACACAAAGACCTATCGCGTGGTGGGAGACCCCACCGAAGGTGCTCTGGTAGTGGCGGCGGCCAAGGCGGGGATGCAAAAACTCGAACTGGAATGCGCGTATCCTCGAGTCTGCGAGATCCCTTTCGACTCCGAGCGAAAGTGTATGTCCACGGTTCTGGCAGCGGTTGCTCCCTTGAACGGCGAAAACGGCCCGTTCGGCAACTATTCGGGAACTTCCGAAAAGCTGTACGTGACAGCTTGTAAAGGCGCCCCGGATGTGGTCGCTCAACTGTGTACGCACTACCAACGCGTCAATGACTCGCCCGAGCCGCTAACCGAGGAGGTCCGGTCTCGGATACTGTCCGCGAACAGCGCAATGGCAAACGAAGCCTTACGGGTGATCGCTGTGGCTTACCGCGTAGGCGACGTCCCACCTGAAGCGACCACCCCCGAGGCGGTGGAGCACAGCTTGGTGTTCTTGGGCCTTTTTGGGCTCATCGACCCGGCCCGACCCGAAGTACCCCCGGCCATCGAGAGGGCTCGCCGCGCCGGGATCCGCACCATCATGATTACCGGCGACTATCCGGATACCGCCGCGGCCATAGGACAAACCATCGGTCTGTTGGCGCCGGGGCACCAAGTCTTGTCAGGAGCGCAACTGGACAAGCTGGACGCGGCCGGTTTGGTGAAGGCTCTCGATACAACCGACGCGTTCGCGCGCGTTAACCCCGAACACAAGGTGCGCATAGTCGACGGGCTTAAGCAGAAGGGCGAAGTCGTGGCCATGACCGGTGACGGCGTTAACGACGCTCCCGCGCTCAAACGAGCGGACATCGGCATCGCGATGGGGATCACCGGCACTGATGTGGCCAAAGAGACCGCCGATATGGTGCTCACCGATGACAACTACGTAAGCATTGTGGCCGCGGTTGAGCAGGGCCGCATCATCTACGCGAACATCCGCAAGTTCGTCTTTTTTCTGCTTTCATCCAACGTAGCCGAGATTATGATCATCTTCTTGCCGACCCTTTTCGGCCTTCCCAGCCCGCTAACGGCCATTCAACTCTTGTGGCTCAATATGGTGACCGACGGCGCTCCGGCCCTTGCACTGGCGAAAGAAAAGGGAGACCCGGACGTGATGGAGCACCCGCCGCGCCCCAAAACCGAACCTATTATTCATGGTCCCATGCGACTAGGCATACTGGTTCAGACCGTTGCGCAGACGGGAGCCACTTTAGGCGCCTTTTTCATGGGGCTCATCTGGCATCTCCAGGCGACCAACGCCCTGCCCGCGGACGTCAACCCCGTGCTCTTCGTCCTCAAGCACGACTGGGCCGGCGTGGATGTACAGACTGCGGAAACCATGGCCTTTGTCACGCTTTCCCTGTGCGAGTTGTTCCGTGCCTTCACCGTACGCTCGGAGCGGCTCTCTCTCTTCCAAATTGGCCCGTTTTCCAATCCCTGGCTGGTGGCCGCGGTGCTGGTATCCATCTTGATGCTGGTTGTGACCGTCTTCGTTCCCTTCCTAAATCCCATTTTCAACACCAATCCCCTCAGCCTGACTGAGTGGGAAGTGGTGCTCGGCCTTGCGCTAGTCCCGGCAGTAGTTGAGGAGATCACCAAATGGCAGCTAAGGAGAAAAGGATAA
- a CDS encoding glycosyltransferase, translating to MPCLLVLTTSYPSHEKDPAGVFIANLLKAVQRRGYSVKVVAPTNGLVHGGTTLDGIESFRFGYFWPRSLERLTTGLGGIPENITKSWLAKVQVAPMMSAFVFSSLSKARGVDIIYANWLGAGLVGAILKTLTGKPLVVSFRGDDGYLARDRFLWRVLTKWVIRKADMVAPVSAELMKIMRDLGAPAEKCHLPLFGVDTDMFHPSTGAVSEPGKLSLIFVGALVPKKGLQILFEAMAHPALSKVRLTVVGDGYYAQELKTICEQMGLNERTEWTGLLPPNEVAQAMRTSHVLCLPSFTEGSPNVVKEAMATALPVVASRVGGIPELVREGETGLLFQPGDVEELRRSLLYFVTNPDMVEKMGRAGRELLLDSEMSWDSTAAEFDMIFRRILGSKADPPSNHVGSGKSVC from the coding sequence ATGCCCTGTTTACTGGTTCTTACGACATCTTATCCGTCGCACGAAAAAGACCCGGCAGGAGTATTCATAGCCAACCTTTTGAAGGCCGTTCAGCGGAGAGGATACAGCGTTAAGGTGGTGGCCCCAACCAACGGCCTGGTACATGGGGGGACCACTCTAGACGGCATAGAGTCGTTTCGGTTCGGATACTTCTGGCCCCGTTCTTTGGAAAGGCTGACCACCGGACTGGGCGGAATTCCTGAGAACATTACCAAAAGCTGGCTCGCGAAAGTTCAAGTGGCACCCATGATGTCGGCCTTTGTTTTCAGCTCACTCTCCAAAGCTCGAGGTGTGGACATTATCTACGCGAACTGGCTGGGCGCGGGCCTGGTTGGCGCGATCCTGAAAACATTGACTGGAAAGCCTCTGGTGGTCTCCTTTAGAGGGGACGACGGCTATCTTGCGCGGGACCGGTTCCTGTGGCGGGTCTTAACGAAATGGGTAATCAGGAAGGCCGACATGGTGGCCCCTGTTAGCGCGGAACTCATGAAGATCATGCGGGACTTGGGCGCCCCTGCCGAGAAATGCCATCTTCCGCTTTTTGGGGTGGACACGGATATGTTTCATCCATCCACCGGAGCCGTGTCAGAACCGGGTAAGCTGAGCCTCATCTTCGTTGGGGCGCTGGTTCCTAAAAAAGGGCTTCAAATTCTATTCGAGGCAATGGCCCATCCTGCATTGAGCAAGGTTCGGCTAACGGTGGTAGGTGACGGGTACTATGCGCAAGAATTGAAGACGATCTGCGAACAGATGGGCTTGAATGAGCGTACCGAATGGACCGGGTTATTGCCTCCTAACGAAGTGGCGCAAGCAATGAGGACCTCTCATGTCCTTTGCCTGCCCAGCTTTACCGAAGGCAGCCCGAATGTGGTTAAGGAAGCGATGGCCACGGCCCTTCCGGTAGTGGCGTCAAGGGTCGGGGGCATTCCCGAATTAGTTCGTGAAGGGGAGACAGGGCTCCTCTTCCAGCCGGGTGACGTAGAAGAGCTTCGGCGGAGCCTTCTATATTTCGTGACCAACCCCGACATGGTGGAGAAGATGGGCAGGGCCGGACGAGAACTACTGCTAGACTCGGAAATGAGCTGGGATTCCACTGCCGCGGAATTCGACATGATATTTCGGCGCATTTTGGGGAGCAAGGCCGATCCGCCTTCAAACCACGTGGGTTCCGGTAAAAGCGTTTGCTAA